The following proteins come from a genomic window of Streptomyces sp. NBC_01716:
- the gabT gene encoding 4-aminobutyrate--2-oxoglutarate transaminase, giving the protein MTAIPQERRIVTAVPGPKSLELQNRRTAAVAAGVGSVMPVFAARASGGVVEDIDGNSFIDFGSGIAVTSVGSSAEAVVRRATAQLADFTHTCFMVTPYEGYVEVCEQLAELTPGDHAKKSALFNSGAEAVENAVKIARSYTKRQAVVVFDHGYHGRTNLTMALTSKNMPYKHGFGPFAPEIYRVPVAYGYRWPTGPENAGAEASAQAIDQINKQIGAENVAAIVIEPLLGEGGFIEPAKGFLPALAKFAKDNDIVFVADEIQSGFCRTGQWFACEDEGVVPDLITTAKGIAGGLPLAAVTGRAEIMDAPHSGGLGGTYGGNPVACAAALGAIETMRELDLVSKARRIEEIMKPRLKEMAEKFDVIGDVRGRGAMLALELVKDRDTKEPNPEATAALAKACHVEGLLVLTTGTYSNVLRFLPPLVIGEDLLTEGLDILEQALAGL; this is encoded by the coding sequence ATGACCGCAATCCCGCAGGAGCGGCGCATCGTCACCGCCGTCCCCGGTCCCAAGTCGCTGGAGCTGCAGAACCGCCGTACCGCCGCGGTCGCCGCCGGCGTGGGATCCGTGATGCCCGTCTTCGCGGCCCGCGCGAGCGGCGGCGTCGTCGAGGACATCGACGGCAACAGCTTCATCGACTTCGGGTCCGGCATCGCGGTGACGTCCGTCGGTTCCTCCGCGGAGGCCGTCGTACGCCGCGCCACGGCGCAGCTCGCCGACTTCACCCACACCTGCTTCATGGTCACGCCGTACGAGGGCTACGTGGAGGTCTGTGAGCAGCTCGCCGAGCTGACCCCGGGCGACCACGCCAAGAAGTCCGCGCTGTTCAACTCGGGCGCCGAGGCCGTCGAGAACGCGGTGAAGATCGCCCGCTCGTACACCAAGCGCCAGGCGGTCGTGGTCTTCGATCACGGCTATCACGGCCGTACGAACCTCACGATGGCGCTGACCTCGAAGAACATGCCGTACAAGCACGGCTTCGGCCCGTTCGCACCCGAGATCTACCGCGTCCCCGTGGCGTACGGCTACCGCTGGCCGACCGGCCCGGAGAACGCCGGCGCCGAGGCCTCCGCACAGGCCATCGACCAGATCAACAAGCAGATCGGCGCGGAGAACGTCGCGGCGATCGTCATCGAGCCGCTGCTCGGCGAGGGCGGCTTCATCGAGCCGGCGAAGGGCTTCCTGCCCGCCCTCGCGAAGTTCGCCAAGGACAACGACATCGTCTTCGTGGCCGACGAGATCCAGTCCGGTTTCTGCCGGACGGGCCAGTGGTTCGCCTGCGAGGACGAGGGCGTCGTGCCCGACCTGATCACCACGGCGAAGGGCATCGCGGGCGGTCTGCCGCTCGCCGCCGTCACGGGGCGCGCGGAGATCATGGACGCGCCGCACTCGGGCGGCCTCGGCGGTACGTACGGCGGTAACCCGGTGGCCTGCGCCGCCGCGCTCGGTGCCATCGAGACGATGCGCGAGCTGGACCTCGTATCGAAGGCCAGGCGTATCGAGGAGATCATGAAGCCTCGTCTCAAAGAGATGGCCGAGAAGTTCGACGTCATCGGCGACGTACGGGGCCGTGGCGCGATGCTCGCGCTCGAACTGGTCAAGGACCGGGACACCAAGGAACCGAACCCGGAGGCGACCGCCGCGCTCGCCAAGGCGTGCCACGTGGAAGGGCTGTTGGTCCTCACCACCGGCACGTACAGCAACGTGCTCCGGTTCCTGCCGCCGC